In the Streptomyces sp. NBC_00525 genome, one interval contains:
- a CDS encoding metallophosphoesterase family protein, whose translation MKALHTSDWHLGRTLQRRSRDEEFDAVLAEITAIAEAAQPDLIVHSGDLFDSYRPAHKDVLRALRCLNAFARIAPTVVLGGNHDSPELFDLLNYVCALRPDTDQHRLRFVHSRGDTDPGTVLDFDSRDGCQRIRLAALPYVHPNRYLHLFPGFGTTAGAYATGLRELQEGLLARLHDGYDPERDVLLFTTHQYVTSAIPSRSERMWEVREPYATDADALPQVAYCALGHVHKPQPVGTGRPARYAGSPLQMDFGESEETKSVTVVEAGPGRRTLVTPHTLHSGRRLARFHGTLEELGADAAQYSGAYLKAVIRSDEPIARLGDRVTELVPHAIVVDVEEDCAATRANALTGIDAADDSRLDITAAFSAYLAEAGTPGQNADEVVAAFADLLNAPDATPPSSPAEHLLAEAIATPWTNAAHGRTETAS comes from the coding sequence ATGAAAGCCCTGCACACATCCGACTGGCATCTGGGCCGAACCCTGCAACGACGCTCCCGTGACGAGGAGTTCGACGCCGTCCTGGCCGAGATCACCGCTATCGCCGAGGCGGCGCAGCCTGATCTCATCGTGCACAGCGGCGACCTGTTCGACTCCTACCGGCCCGCCCACAAGGACGTCCTGCGCGCCCTGCGCTGCCTGAACGCCTTCGCCCGCATCGCGCCCACCGTCGTCCTGGGCGGCAACCACGACTCCCCCGAGCTGTTCGACCTGCTCAACTACGTATGCGCTCTGCGGCCGGACACCGACCAGCACCGCCTGCGTTTCGTCCACAGCCGCGGCGACACAGATCCCGGCACCGTGCTCGACTTCGACAGCCGTGACGGATGTCAGCGCATCCGCCTGGCCGCCCTGCCGTACGTGCACCCCAACCGCTACCTGCACCTCTTCCCCGGATTCGGTACCACCGCGGGCGCCTACGCGACCGGCCTGCGCGAGCTGCAGGAGGGTCTCCTGGCCCGGCTGCACGACGGCTACGACCCCGAACGGGACGTGCTGCTGTTCACCACCCACCAGTACGTGACCAGCGCCATTCCCTCCCGGAGCGAGCGGATGTGGGAGGTGCGCGAGCCCTACGCCACCGACGCCGACGCCCTGCCGCAGGTCGCCTACTGCGCCCTGGGGCACGTCCACAAACCTCAGCCCGTCGGCACCGGGCGGCCGGCCCGCTATGCCGGAAGCCCTTTGCAGATGGACTTCGGCGAGAGCGAGGAGACCAAGAGCGTCACCGTCGTCGAGGCAGGACCGGGCCGACGCACTCTGGTCACCCCGCACACGCTGCACTCGGGACGGCGTCTGGCCCGGTTCCACGGCACCCTGGAGGAACTGGGCGCCGATGCGGCCCAGTACAGCGGCGCCTACCTCAAGGCGGTCATCCGCAGCGACGAACCCATCGCCCGGCTCGGAGACAGGGTCACCGAGCTGGTGCCGCATGCCATCGTCGTGGACGTCGAGGAAGACTGCGCGGCCACCCGGGCCAACGCCCTGACCGGCATCGACGCCGCCGATGACAGCCGGCTCGACATCACCGCGGCCTTCAGTGCCTACCTCGCGGAGGCCGGCACTCCCGGACAGAACGCCGACGAGGTGGTAGCCGCTTTCGCCGACCTGCTGAACGCACCTGATGCAACGCCACCCTCCTCCCCCGCCGAGCATCTGCTCGCCGAGGCCATCGCCACCCCCTGGACCAACGCCGCTCACGGCCGAACGGAGACGGCATCATGA
- a CDS encoding SMC family ATPase, with the protein MKIVRLTFSGVRSYPDTCTIDFTGKTLIGILGDTGAGKTSILEAITAALYGRCSWTDRVAQLRSDRCAAMMVELEFSVEGQHWTVYRVFHESRPTQARLTGPDGKRTDGVRPVDDAIRNLIGIDYVTFKSSVLVPQGRFGDLLNAGDADRTRILKSLFGVDELQRVRQLATESAGRLKDLISQARRDDARLHDDPRAEAEAARERHDAAHAGAADLSGRLTELRRLQTSTAQAQQHARRSADAAKVLTERSITTSDSITASVRQAQGEIQQLQRVNNDAESTAQADLEAVTAERAAAATAGLAPDALAAASQVLKDAPGRISTLTDGETAHAQLLTELEREEEDLATRAGELEEAGQSVEETRGQLQGAEEEAADAADALQALTASVRRAGEAASALAQQRAAQALTHGKLAALLQAPPSSDLHAARAATQHAQDTLDGIRRQEAAHTAGDGLAAGDGCPVCIRTLPDDYQPPQPHNAEALALAKDTADKALASLARAEREHTLHAHEVGQLQAAQDGHHRQVQEATRVLEDQTPLVRQRAREFAVRSAHACPDVYAKELESAAAAALAHMAASPPPAVAEQEALGDELLRDARDRLAQLQETVASGRKKLTQEETAAEVARASLQTASLAAKKRRTQASRTTERLQDEQRSLLASLSALPELARGRLPQQPALPHPDHLEAAARAVRHEQNHQHELAQRQEQLSGLVHSLKIERGELVERLQREVTRPLHELGAQLQRWADSALDATALVEEARRPVLPLPPGTDDPAAMEDYAAGLESASALLLAALDEHGTAARAALAELTTQLHAHAEVLAAAYPGSTVLQMNPETDPLEPTLLDSLSSYAGTLRNEAARALQEEERALSQIPHKDRLRAAISAGERQLAAWQAVSAHLTDGKFLGHLTDLRTRALLAHGSELLRQLSGGRLGFAADFDIVNLSSHARRSSRTLSGGETFQASLALSLALMEMHGRSGTRLESLFLDEGFGTLDAARLDGALQVLRTHVGADKLLAVISHLRPVAETVNDVLWVEKDHRGSRAHWLSAAERDTFIRENLHNLADLT; encoded by the coding sequence ATGAAGATCGTCCGCCTGACCTTCTCGGGAGTCCGCAGCTACCCGGACACCTGCACGATCGACTTCACCGGCAAGACGCTCATCGGCATCCTCGGCGACACCGGCGCGGGCAAGACCAGCATCCTCGAGGCCATCACCGCCGCCCTGTACGGCAGATGCTCCTGGACCGACCGCGTGGCCCAGCTCCGCTCCGACCGCTGCGCGGCCATGATGGTGGAGTTGGAGTTCTCGGTGGAGGGCCAGCACTGGACGGTGTACCGCGTCTTTCACGAATCCCGTCCCACGCAAGCACGTCTGACAGGTCCGGACGGCAAGCGCACCGATGGAGTGCGCCCCGTGGACGATGCGATCAGGAATCTCATCGGGATCGACTACGTCACCTTCAAGTCCTCCGTCCTGGTGCCGCAGGGCCGCTTCGGAGACCTGCTCAACGCCGGCGACGCCGACCGCACCCGCATCCTGAAGTCTCTCTTCGGTGTCGACGAACTGCAGCGCGTTCGTCAGCTCGCCACTGAGTCGGCCGGCCGTCTCAAGGACCTCATCAGCCAGGCCCGGCGCGACGACGCCCGGCTTCACGACGATCCTCGCGCGGAAGCAGAGGCGGCACGGGAACGCCACGACGCGGCTCACGCCGGCGCCGCGGACCTCAGTGGCCGGCTGACCGAGCTGCGCCGACTGCAGACCTCGACGGCACAGGCCCAGCAGCACGCGCGCCGAAGCGCGGATGCCGCCAAGGTGCTCACCGAGCGCAGCATCACGACCTCCGACAGCATCACCGCCTCCGTCCGGCAGGCCCAGGGCGAGATCCAGCAGCTGCAGCGGGTCAACAACGATGCCGAAAGCACCGCCCAAGCCGATCTCGAGGCCGTCACCGCCGAGCGGGCAGCTGCAGCCACGGCAGGTCTGGCGCCCGACGCCCTGGCAGCGGCCTCCCAGGTCCTCAAGGACGCGCCCGGCCGCATCAGCACCCTCACCGACGGGGAAACAGCGCATGCCCAGCTTCTGACCGAGCTCGAGAGGGAAGAGGAAGACCTGGCCACACGTGCCGGCGAACTGGAGGAGGCCGGGCAGAGCGTCGAGGAGACGCGCGGGCAGCTGCAGGGCGCCGAGGAAGAAGCCGCCGATGCAGCCGATGCACTGCAGGCACTGACAGCCTCCGTCCGGCGCGCCGGTGAAGCAGCGAGCGCACTCGCCCAGCAGCGTGCCGCCCAGGCTCTCACGCACGGCAAACTGGCCGCCCTGCTACAGGCGCCTCCCTCCAGCGACCTGCACGCGGCCCGGGCCGCCACGCAGCACGCGCAGGACACGCTGGACGGCATCCGGCGCCAGGAAGCGGCACACACGGCGGGCGACGGCCTGGCCGCCGGCGACGGCTGCCCCGTGTGCATCAGGACCCTGCCCGACGACTACCAGCCGCCGCAGCCGCACAACGCCGAGGCCCTTGCTCTTGCCAAGGACACGGCGGACAAGGCCCTGGCCTCACTGGCCCGCGCCGAACGCGAGCACACCCTGCACGCGCACGAGGTCGGGCAGCTTCAGGCAGCCCAGGACGGACATCACCGCCAAGTGCAGGAAGCCACGCGCGTGCTGGAGGACCAGACGCCCCTCGTACGGCAGCGGGCCCGGGAATTCGCCGTTCGCAGCGCCCATGCCTGCCCCGACGTCTACGCGAAAGAGCTGGAAAGCGCCGCCGCGGCCGCCCTGGCCCACATGGCCGCATCTCCGCCACCGGCCGTTGCCGAGCAGGAGGCCCTCGGCGACGAACTCCTCCGCGACGCCCGCGACCGCCTCGCGCAACTGCAGGAGACAGTCGCCTCCGGCAGAAAAAAGCTGACTCAGGAGGAAACGGCGGCAGAGGTGGCGCGCGCTTCTCTGCAGACGGCCTCGCTCGCCGCGAAGAAGCGGCGCACGCAGGCATCCCGGACCACCGAGCGGCTTCAAGACGAGCAGCGCAGCCTGCTGGCGAGCCTGTCTGCACTGCCCGAGCTCGCACGAGGACGCCTGCCCCAGCAGCCTGCCCTCCCCCACCCCGACCACCTGGAAGCCGCTGCCCGGGCCGTTCGGCACGAGCAGAACCATCAGCACGAGCTCGCCCAGCGGCAGGAGCAACTGAGCGGTCTCGTGCATTCGCTGAAGATCGAGCGGGGCGAACTGGTCGAACGCCTGCAGCGGGAGGTGACCCGGCCTCTGCACGAGCTGGGGGCTCAGCTGCAGCGATGGGCGGACAGCGCTCTCGACGCGACCGCGCTGGTTGAGGAGGCCCGACGCCCCGTGCTGCCCTTGCCGCCCGGGACGGACGACCCCGCGGCCATGGAGGACTACGCCGCCGGCCTGGAGAGCGCCAGCGCCCTCCTGCTCGCCGCCCTGGACGAGCACGGCACCGCAGCACGCGCAGCCCTGGCAGAGCTGACCACGCAGCTGCACGCGCACGCCGAAGTGCTGGCCGCCGCCTACCCCGGCAGCACCGTACTGCAGATGAACCCCGAAACAGATCCGCTGGAGCCCACCCTCCTGGACAGCCTGAGCAGCTACGCCGGCACCCTGCGCAATGAGGCCGCGCGTGCCCTGCAGGAGGAGGAGCGGGCCCTGTCACAGATTCCGCACAAGGACCGGCTGAGGGCAGCCATCAGCGCCGGGGAGCGCCAGCTGGCCGCCTGGCAAGCGGTGAGCGCCCACCTGACGGACGGGAAATTCCTCGGCCATCTCACCGACCTGCGCACCCGCGCTCTGCTCGCCCACGGCAGCGAACTGCTGCGACAGCTCTCCGGCGGACGGCTGGGCTTCGCCGCCGACTTCGACATTGTCAACCTCTCCAGCCACGCCCGCCGCAGCTCGCGCACCCTCTCCGGCGGAGAGACCTTCCAGGCCTCACTCGCTCTGTCCCTCGCGCTGATGGAGATGCACGGCCGCAGCGGCACCCGTCTGGAGAGTCTCTTCCTCGACGAGGGCTTCGGCACCCTGGACGCCGCCCGTCTCGACGGTGCCCTGCAGGTCCTGCGCACCCATGTCGGAGCCGACAAACTGCTGGCCGTCATCAGCCACCTGCGCCCGGTCGCCGAGACCGTGAACGACGTGCTGTGGGTCGAAAAGGACCACCGCGGCTCGAGGGCCCACTGGCTGAGCGCCGCGGAACGCGACACTTTCATCCGCGAGAACCTCCACAACCTGGCGGATCTGACATGA
- a CDS encoding helix-turn-helix domain-containing protein, which produces MTESLNARVRRVLESAGENQGEFARRLGMSADKLSKSLNGTRRFTSLELALIAELGHTTVDWLLNGTVPHEGLSSMAARTKPSTSASCEDGREEALRHAEMIDALATAGYTVSRPSLPKPPQSGSLLEQGTRLAEAAQAVIGTSPCGMPVRALAELWEQRFGLVAAATTLPDGLDGLAWDSGTFRLILVGRTDGWTRQRFTLAHELGHILAGDAADKPLAEHIAPSLDRGQAEIRANAFAAELLMPSKELMARSGDAAVTDRSAFLSLAWNFQVSPSAMATRLRTLGIITDEQRRQWSGATTRIAADHCGDAEGHMQHAQQAGDGWYSASLAKLAIAAYAKGDISIRPVAAVTGLRPERLLDLFHPQAGPEEAPVPPPVATSSPELAFHP; this is translated from the coding sequence GTGACTGAATCGTTGAATGCGCGAGTGCGCCGAGTACTCGAAAGCGCCGGCGAGAATCAGGGTGAGTTCGCGCGACGCCTCGGCATGTCCGCCGACAAACTGTCCAAATCACTCAACGGCACCCGCCGCTTCACGTCCCTGGAACTCGCGCTGATCGCCGAGCTGGGGCACACCACTGTCGACTGGCTGCTCAACGGAACCGTGCCGCACGAAGGACTGTCCTCCATGGCGGCGCGGACCAAGCCCTCCACCAGCGCGTCGTGCGAAGACGGCAGGGAGGAAGCCCTCCGCCACGCCGAGATGATCGACGCACTCGCAACCGCCGGCTACACCGTCTCCCGGCCCTCGCTGCCCAAGCCCCCGCAGAGCGGCAGTCTCCTGGAGCAGGGCACCCGCCTCGCCGAAGCAGCACAGGCAGTGATCGGCACAAGCCCGTGCGGCATGCCCGTGCGGGCACTCGCCGAACTGTGGGAGCAGAGATTCGGACTGGTCGCGGCCGCCACCACGCTGCCCGACGGGCTCGACGGTCTGGCGTGGGACAGCGGAACATTCCGGCTCATCCTCGTCGGCCGCACAGATGGGTGGACGCGTCAGCGCTTCACACTCGCCCACGAGCTCGGCCATATCCTCGCCGGCGACGCCGCCGACAAGCCCCTCGCCGAGCACATCGCTCCCAGCCTCGACCGGGGTCAAGCCGAGATCCGGGCCAACGCGTTCGCCGCCGAGCTGCTCATGCCGAGCAAGGAGCTCATGGCCCGTTCAGGCGACGCGGCCGTCACCGACCGCTCGGCGTTCCTGTCCCTGGCCTGGAACTTCCAGGTCTCCCCCAGCGCCATGGCGACCCGGCTGAGAACCCTGGGCATCATTACCGACGAACAGCGCCGCCAGTGGTCCGGCGCCACCACGCGCATCGCTGCAGATCACTGCGGCGATGCCGAAGGCCACATGCAGCACGCCCAGCAGGCCGGCGACGGCTGGTACTCGGCGAGTCTGGCGAAACTGGCCATCGCCGCTTACGCCAAGGGCGACATCAGCATCCGGCCCGTGGCCGCGGTGACAGGCCTGCGCCCCGAACGACTCCTGGATCTCTTCCACCCCCAAGCCGGCCCCGAGGAAGCCCCCGTCCCTCCGCCCGTCGCGACAAGCTCACCAGAACTGGCCTTCCATCCTTGA
- a CDS encoding TIGR02677 family protein: MEEGLDAHAPDPEPDERQLLYRHVTAEHSTEYLAIMRLFTETLLADLSAEDVRTRLAERGIRLSLEQAEDRCIKLVGWKNLMPSMRDPRVPTVAAFQHARRRFQTTRLGSAVQRQIDEILQTSDGAREVARELLGSMVTLLDRILRQARTPHTADAEALAADVTTLFNNQKIFVESVRDFYTYLSSVLSRYDLVDDEYASFKGLLLEYVDLIDTDVSRHAPAVLDRLEQLEPIVGSILAVLDNLPGLTSADPAQVQRLPGRQRTDWTELLAWYSGSEGPSGPSHLRSAAEAALNQLITNARRLLASAGTTGTRRADLLHLAALFTQASAEEAHRGFAAAYGTYPARHMGLGPDEADPRATPAHSWWDTDPVDVPVSLRERGDRAARGRTARIPDPGLDRERLTAQFEAEQAERQAAAAELAAAGQLNGRTLTPAARDLLLDLVSQALVQHPSLSEPVSITGADLDVTVHAAPSAAEATRVLAHDGDTTFTGLVLHASAAKPAGPPLPAEKPAADGTLSGVPRRHDAAASPDGSSQ; this comes from the coding sequence ATGGAGGAAGGTCTCGACGCTCACGCGCCGGATCCTGAGCCGGACGAACGTCAGCTGCTCTACCGTCACGTCACGGCCGAGCACTCGACCGAGTACCTGGCCATCATGCGGCTGTTCACCGAGACACTGCTGGCCGACCTGTCCGCCGAGGACGTCAGAACCCGGCTGGCCGAACGCGGTATCCGCCTGTCCCTGGAACAAGCGGAGGACCGCTGCATCAAGCTGGTCGGCTGGAAGAACCTGATGCCGTCCATGCGTGACCCCCGCGTGCCCACCGTGGCGGCGTTCCAGCACGCCAGACGGCGGTTCCAGACCACCAGGCTGGGCAGCGCGGTCCAGCGCCAGATCGACGAAATCCTGCAGACGAGCGACGGCGCGCGGGAGGTCGCCCGCGAACTGCTGGGCAGCATGGTGACGCTGCTGGACCGCATCCTCCGCCAGGCGCGCACGCCGCACACCGCTGATGCCGAGGCCCTGGCCGCTGACGTCACCACTCTCTTCAACAACCAGAAAATCTTCGTCGAGAGCGTTCGCGACTTCTACACCTACCTGTCGTCCGTCCTCTCCCGCTACGACCTCGTCGACGACGAGTACGCGTCGTTCAAGGGACTCCTTCTGGAGTACGTCGATCTGATCGACACAGACGTCAGCCGGCACGCTCCCGCCGTCCTGGACCGGCTCGAGCAGCTCGAACCGATCGTCGGCAGCATCCTTGCCGTCCTGGACAACCTGCCCGGCCTCACCTCCGCAGACCCTGCCCAGGTTCAGCGCCTGCCAGGCCGCCAGCGCACGGACTGGACCGAACTGCTCGCCTGGTACAGCGGGTCGGAGGGCCCCTCCGGACCCTCGCATCTGCGCTCTGCCGCAGAAGCGGCTCTCAACCAGCTGATCACCAACGCCCGGCGCCTGCTGGCGTCGGCCGGAACCACCGGCACGCGCCGGGCGGATCTTCTGCACCTGGCCGCTCTGTTCACCCAGGCAAGCGCTGAGGAAGCACACCGGGGATTCGCGGCCGCCTACGGCACCTACCCGGCACGGCATATGGGGCTGGGCCCGGACGAGGCGGACCCTCGGGCAACACCGGCCCACTCCTGGTGGGACACCGATCCTGTCGATGTCCCCGTCTCTCTCAGAGAACGGGGCGACCGTGCGGCCCGGGGACGCACGGCACGCATCCCTGATCCAGGACTGGACCGCGAACGCCTGACCGCCCAGTTCGAGGCCGAGCAGGCCGAGCGGCAGGCTGCGGCGGCCGAGCTGGCCGCCGCGGGGCAACTGAACGGCAGGACTCTGACGCCCGCAGCCCGCGACCTCCTGCTCGACCTCGTCTCCCAGGCGCTGGTCCAGCATCCCTCTCTGTCAGAACCCGTCAGCATCACCGGGGCAGACCTCGACGTCACCGTGCACGCCGCTCCCTCGGCCGCCGAGGCAACCCGCGTCCTGGCCCACGACGGCGACACCACCTTCACCGGGCTCGTCCTGCATGCTTCGGCAGCCAAGCCCGCCGGCCCGCCTCTTCCCGCCGAGAAACCGGCCGCCGACGGCACGCTGTCCGGCGTGCCCCGGCGCCATGACGCCGCTGCCTCCCCGGACGGGAGCAGCCAGTGA
- a CDS encoding TIGR02678 family protein, whose product MSAPLASRGTTAQHEAAERQLAARTLLAQPILTAHRQPAELALVRRHSTALRSMFAQILGYPLIVEHSFARLVKAPPSSDSPQRHVRRGDSPVFTPQTYALFTLACAALLAPGTEEQLLISSLIEQIRADAATARVDLQDTPAENRRLVQAIGLLIDWGVLTETDGSLVAWSERKEEALLTIHRPLLAHVLPRPLRGVNSLRDVIAQAPSELAEPRRSLRRKLVENPLVRREDLPADERDVLSRERSELTRLLEEHFGLTLEVRAEGAVAYDVEGTLSDVEFPGTGTVRQAALLLADALTDLGRPASGNKATGNTPAVHGLLTPWHVVDEELAHLVSRYAKAWSAAYVADPARLRGDVVALLESVSLGQARPDGLVLHPAVARYRPEPRMSLRSKSAVRPPSPQQTSAFADTALHTDILFDAATSGESP is encoded by the coding sequence GTGAGCGCTCCCTTGGCATCCCGAGGTACCACCGCACAGCATGAGGCCGCAGAACGACAACTCGCAGCCCGGACCCTGCTCGCGCAGCCAATCCTGACAGCGCACCGGCAGCCCGCCGAGCTGGCACTCGTACGGCGTCACTCCACCGCTCTGCGGTCCATGTTCGCGCAGATCCTGGGCTACCCCCTCATCGTCGAGCATTCCTTCGCCCGGCTCGTCAAAGCACCGCCGAGCAGTGACAGTCCGCAGCGCCACGTCCGGCGGGGCGACAGCCCGGTCTTCACGCCACAGACGTACGCCCTGTTCACCCTCGCCTGCGCCGCTCTGCTTGCGCCTGGTACGGAAGAGCAGCTCTTGATCTCCTCGCTGATCGAGCAGATCCGCGCCGATGCGGCCACCGCCCGTGTCGACCTGCAGGACACACCTGCTGAGAACCGGCGCCTGGTACAGGCCATCGGCCTCCTCATCGACTGGGGCGTGCTGACCGAGACAGACGGCTCGCTCGTGGCCTGGAGCGAAAGGAAGGAGGAAGCTCTGCTGACCATTCACCGCCCTCTGCTCGCTCACGTCCTCCCCCGTCCCCTGCGCGGCGTGAACTCTCTGCGGGATGTGATCGCCCAGGCACCCAGCGAGCTCGCCGAGCCGCGCCGCAGCCTGCGCCGCAAGCTGGTGGAGAACCCGCTGGTCCGACGTGAGGACCTGCCCGCCGACGAGCGGGATGTCCTGTCGCGTGAGCGCTCAGAACTGACACGCCTGCTCGAAGAGCATTTCGGCCTGACACTCGAGGTCCGGGCTGAGGGCGCTGTGGCCTACGACGTCGAGGGAACCCTGAGCGACGTGGAGTTTCCCGGCACGGGAACGGTGCGTCAGGCAGCCCTGCTCCTCGCCGATGCTCTGACCGACCTGGGACGCCCCGCCTCCGGCAACAAGGCGACCGGCAACACCCCTGCCGTCCATGGCCTGCTCACGCCATGGCATGTGGTGGACGAAGAGCTCGCCCACCTTGTCAGCAGGTACGCCAAGGCATGGTCGGCCGCCTACGTCGCTGACCCGGCACGGCTCAGAGGTGACGTCGTCGCTCTCCTGGAGTCGGTCTCCTTGGGCCAGGCGCGGCCCGACGGGCTGGTGCTTCACCCGGCCGTGGCGCGTTACCGGCCTGAACCCCGTATGTCCCTGCGCAGCAAGTCGGCTGTCCGCCCTCCGTCTCCGCAGCAGACCTCTGCGTTCGCTGATACCGCACTGCACACAGACATCCTGTTCGACGCGGCTACTTCCGGGGAGAGTCCATGA